cccaatttgctatcgaaggtaaaataatagagatattagtgatttttagttaaattggaactattttttttttcattataaatttttggggtactttaaaataaaattcttaataaatgcgaaatttaccttaagctctcttttgttgtgtcttttttctgactttctggttgaattttctgttttggtgtattcagggacttatagtaaaatttcacggataatatttttgcggaacattttaatccCTTAAATTCCTGTTTTAATgatgttttttgctcttttttaaaataaggacaaagaagacccatgtcttgaggatttagagggttaacatattctacaaaaatgtcctccgtaacattttacataaattagctgaacacattttatacctaaaatttaaggatcacatggtttcttatgccgattaacaataagaatgtgccagagttgggaaactttaaccacctctcaaatgaaattcagatgtaaactttcaaaacgccgatacacgtgtctttctTATTGGCTTCCTCTATCAACATTTATTGGTCGgatcttgtaatttttttttgtgttgtacagtgttattggaattaaacaaaaaatgtgtttttccatttactcagtgtagggctTGAGCGACCATACTTTCCtacttgattttaataaaaaaatatttttgttgaaaaagaatttacttataaaatataattttgggcGAAAATATTGTATTTGCCTCTAAAGACCACttgaaaagctttttatttaaaaatattataatacatattaataatatcacatatacatattttagaaATACTGATAACCCCCAAAGACAATCGTGTGGATTACGTTATAATCTTAAATAGTTTCTCGTTTCAATTTTcattcaaatatttagttttaattaagttCTACATGTCTCAACATCGCATTAAAAATGAgaagaacaaataaaaataaaatgtttattataaacttaaaaatgcaTAGAATAATTTTAGCATTAGCAGTGAGTTTATTTGTAATACAAACCACAAATGCTGGTTACACTAGCGAAGAAACTGATGAGAAATCAAAATCTTTATACAGTGCAGTGACTTCGATATTGGGTTCTACAGAAAGTAGTAAACATCATCAGAAACATATTTACGATAGCCCACCATGCGCCAGTGGTGGATGCTCAGGCGCTTTGAGTCCATGTAATAGTGCGACTGGTTGTTCACATCCGACAGGTGCAGTATATAACAGTGGTATTGGTTATTCAGCAAACCAGGGTGTACATTCTGCTCCAAGTGTTTATACGAATGGTGGTTATGCGCCTTCTTCGGAACATGTTAATTTACCAGCAGTTCCACCACCATCTCACGCGGCTGCTCATAGATCTCCACTGCCATATCAAGCTCCATCGGGAATATATGTTCCTACCGTTTCGGGTAACGGATCTCCCTACAGGCCACCAATATCAACAGTTTCACATCAGGGAGGCTATGCTTCTACCGGTTATACAAATCCTGGTTCACCAGCACCATATCCTCATTGGAATAGTAATCCTAGTCAATACGGTTATCACGGTCCACGTGGTTATAGCGTTTATGATCattcattaaaaacaaattccgAATACACAGAGGTCGGCACTCATACAGGACCTTTACAACAAGCTAATAACGGTTATGGTTATGGCAGTGGCTACGGTGGTGGTTACAATGGTCTTTTCAATAGACCAGGATTTTAACATAAGAAATATTAATAGATATTAAATTATCATATTTACTTGCTATGTGTACCATACGTTTTATCAGAAGATCGAATAAAAACGCatttgtattattaaattcAATGGATTTTTGTCATTACcggtaaaaaataacaaaatcaatgaattttttcatagaatttttaccgtgttttaaaattttttaatagaaacctGTTGTGATTTGCAATATAAATAAAGTGATATTCAATTCGTTTTGTTTCATATTACATCAGAATATATGTCAGCCATTACTAAACTAAGCCGATGCTTCTTAATCATTCATTGTTTGTATGAAATCGTTGTAcatattacattaaaaagttaaattcaAAACATGGACCGGTTTTACCTAATGCCTTAACATACTACTTCATAAATCCCAATTTATTTTATCTCAGAGGCCAGTTCTAATTGTTTTGCTCTGCTAACCCATTAACAGATGAAACATGGAAATTTAGTGGTTTTTCAATTCTGTCCAAATCATAGGTACACTAAACTTCAAATGAATACCGTTTCCCACTGTCTTAAATGTTCACTACACACTTTTTACACAATGTTTGGAACCAACGGAGTCTTCATCTCCAGATATgatgttaaaatatattcatataaatatacatatatatatataagattaCGAAGCGGGCATACGAATTTACTAATGACAgccaatattgaaaaaattaaggtAGACGACCCAAAGCTTTCTCCTCCTTTCATCACCaaagttttaactaatagtAATCAAAAATTCCTGACTTTTAAATGTGATCGGTATGAAAATGTCTAACAAATTTAGGACCaatattacaacttgcctttaaccCTCCgctagtcgcaatcattttcaatcgagatgtatcgcaatgtatcaaattgatagcAATAAAAGAAAGGCGCTTTTGAAagtaatctcttcactttttatttcgaaaacataaaaacaattggggtattataataatatcctaatatattatgatgaatatcctaatatattatgatagttttaacaaatttttgttatgtttcaaacaaaaaagttctaaactaataaggctatttgaactatgtttattgttttgtcataaaataatagtttttttgtttaaaacacaacaacaactattataatatattagaaaattatgacaatatgactaatagcagaccgtgtgaatatcccaaacattaaattcaaagtatttaaaagaataattaaaataaaattgcagtaaaaatatatttttatcaaaaaatagcttaaaacttagggtgtttacaataaaaaaaaaaatgtttgcatgtATCAACCAGCTCATGTTaagactaacggagggttaagttcctaattgtaaatgttaactttaagcaatagaaaaaggtacccttaaagttaacttttactattaggaacttaaaggcaagttgtaataatggccctaaataaattaatagcggtattcacaatgtagaggtACTTGGCATGAcaatgtagtaaaagagcacaatatcaaaaaact
The nucleotide sequence above comes from Calliphora vicina chromosome 1, idCalVici1.1, whole genome shotgun sequence. Encoded proteins:
- the Elal gene encoding uncharacterized protein Elal, which translates into the protein MRRTNKNKMFIINLKMHRIILALAVSLFVIQTTNAGYTSEETDEKSKSLYSAVTSILGSTESSKHHQKHIYDSPPCASGGCSGALSPCNSATGCSHPTGAVYNSGIGYSANQGVHSAPSVYTNGGYAPSSEHVNLPAVPPPSHAAAHRSPLPYQAPSGIYVPTVSGNGSPYRPPISTVSHQGGYASTGYTNPGSPAPYPHWNSNPSQYGYHGPRGYSVYDHSLKTNSEYTEVGTHTGPLQQANNGYGYGSGYGGGYNGLFNRPGF